A DNA window from Mariprofundus aestuarium contains the following coding sequences:
- the arsB gene encoding ACR3 family arsenite efflux transporter: protein MSDSKSMGLFARYLTLWVFLSIVVGIILGSFFPGLFQILGVMEVAHINLPVAILIWAMILPMLLKIDYSSLHKVWDHRRGIAVTLGINWLFKPFFMALLGYISIYHLFSSFLDAQMLDDYFAGLVILSAAPCTAMVFVWSKLTHGDAQFTLSQVALNDVVMVFAFAPIVALLLGVASVTVPWDTLLLSVLLYIVVPVMVAYIWRMQLLKRGVLDVVLQRLDPLSMAALLLTVVLLFAFQGKEILQQPLVIAILAVPIVIQVYATFSFAYLLNRRLGVRHNIAAPSALIGASNFFELAVATAIALFGFESGAALATVVGVLVEVPVMLTLVSIVNRSRGWYERPITK from the coding sequence ATGTCTGATTCAAAATCTATGGGGCTGTTTGCGCGCTATCTAACGCTCTGGGTGTTTCTCTCTATTGTTGTCGGCATTATTCTGGGTTCATTTTTTCCAGGCCTGTTCCAGATTCTGGGTGTAATGGAAGTTGCTCATATCAATCTGCCGGTAGCAATCCTGATCTGGGCCATGATTCTGCCGATGCTGCTCAAGATCGATTATTCATCACTGCATAAGGTATGGGATCACCGGCGCGGCATTGCAGTTACCCTTGGCATTAACTGGTTGTTCAAGCCATTTTTCATGGCCCTGCTGGGATACATCTCTATTTATCATCTATTTTCTTCTTTTCTTGATGCGCAGATGTTGGACGATTATTTCGCGGGTTTAGTGATTTTATCCGCAGCACCGTGTACGGCAATGGTGTTTGTCTGGTCGAAATTGACCCATGGAGATGCCCAATTCACACTTTCTCAAGTGGCGCTCAATGATGTGGTAATGGTCTTTGCCTTCGCCCCTATCGTTGCGTTGCTACTTGGGGTTGCTTCGGTAACTGTTCCCTGGGATACCTTGTTACTTTCAGTTTTACTCTACATTGTAGTTCCGGTGATGGTGGCATATATCTGGAGAATGCAGCTTCTTAAGCGGGGAGTGCTTGATGTTGTTTTGCAGCGCCTGGACCCTCTGTCCATGGCTGCGTTACTTCTTACCGTGGTGCTGCTCTTCGCTTTTCAGGGAAAGGAAATTCTACAACAACCGCTGGTGATTGCCATTCTGGCTGTGCCTATTGTGATTCAAGTCTATGCAACTTTCAGCTTTGCCTATCTGTTGAACCGCAGGCTTGGAGTACGTCATAATATTGCAGCGCCATCAGCATTGATTGGTGCCTCTAACTTTTTCGAACTGGCAGTAGCAACGGCAATTGCACTGTTTGGTTTTGAATCCGGAGCTGCATTGGCGACTGTTGTTGGGGTACTGGTTGAGGTGCCGGTGATGTTAACACTGGTCTCAATCGTGAATCGCAGCAGAGGCTGGTATGAACGGCCGATTACAAAATAA
- a CDS encoding GDCCVxC domain-containing (seleno)protein, with the protein MKLTSTITCPSCGFCCEERMSACQWFYECKQCHALLRAKLGDCCVFCSYGDVPCSPIQQGAGCCKST; encoded by the coding sequence CTGAAGCTTACCTCCACCATCACCTGCCCCTCCTGTGGCTTTTGCTGTGAAGAGCGTATGTCTGCGTGCCAGTGGTTTTATGAATGTAAGCAGTGCCATGCCCTGTTAAGAGCCAAGCTGGGAGACTGCTGCGTATTCTGTTCTTACGGTGATGTGCCATGTTCTCCCATTCAGCAGGGGGCTGGCTGCTGTAAGTCTACCTAG
- a CDS encoding ArsR/SmtB family transcription factor: MRLNQIFKALGEPVRLRLVSLLATSGEQCVCHLTEALLLPQSTVSRHLGVLRQAGLISARRDGKWMYYQLMDDTPTELITLLTRSSLTEVLLLQDAERLNRSCSC; the protein is encoded by the coding sequence ATGCGCTTGAATCAGATATTCAAGGCGCTGGGTGAACCTGTGCGTTTACGTCTGGTTTCGCTGCTTGCCACATCAGGGGAGCAGTGCGTCTGTCATCTGACTGAAGCGCTGTTGCTTCCGCAGAGTACGGTTTCACGCCATCTGGGAGTCTTGCGCCAGGCTGGGCTGATAAGTGCACGGCGAGATGGCAAATGGATGTACTACCAACTGATGGATGATACACCCACCGAACTGATCACCCTGCTGACGCGCTCCAGTTTGACCGAAGTCCTGCTGCTGCAGGATGCAGAGCGGCTGAATAGATCATGCTCCTGCTGA
- a CDS encoding universal stress protein, producing MINNGTIVVPTDFSEQSSEALRRACVLAKQFDAEVHLLHVIDPSLYFETDMVSISPLDEISKAQHEGATKRLVEQAGSVDLPITTHLEDAVSDPARAICDIAERLSADLIVVGRHGRQGVLEHMLLGSTAERVVRHASCSVLVAMPHGLVGDVQE from the coding sequence ATGATCAATAATGGAACGATAGTTGTGCCGACCGATTTTTCGGAGCAGTCCAGCGAAGCGCTCAGGCGCGCATGTGTGCTGGCAAAGCAGTTTGATGCAGAGGTGCATCTGCTGCACGTGATTGACCCCTCCCTCTACTTTGAAACAGACATGGTTTCGATCTCTCCACTGGATGAGATCAGTAAAGCACAGCATGAAGGTGCGACCAAACGGCTTGTCGAACAGGCTGGAAGCGTTGATCTTCCCATCACTACACACCTGGAAGATGCGGTGAGCGACCCGGCACGGGCGATCTGCGATATTGCCGAGAGACTTTCTGCCGACCTGATCGTGGTTGGCCGCCATGGCCGTCAAGGAGTGCTGGAGCATATGCTACTCGGTTCTACTGCTGAGCGCGTTGTTCGCCATGCCTCCTGTTCTGTGCTGGTTGCGATGCCACACGGACTGGTTGGGGATGTGCAGGAGTGA
- a CDS encoding argininosuccinate synthase: MSHSDVKKAVLAYSGGLDTSIILKWLEDTYDCEVVTFTADLGQGDEVEDARAKAVAGGVKSIYIEDMREEFVRDYVFPMFRANAIYEGEYLLGTSIARPLIAKRMIEIANAEGADAVSHGATGKGNDQVRFEFGFYALKPDVKVIAPWREWDLVSREDMLNYAEKHGIPVERKREGSKSPYSMDANLLHISYEGYDLEDPWTEPSESMWRWSVSPEAAPDIPEYIELKYKSGDIVAINGVAMTPAQVLTELNRLGGKHGIGRIDIVENRYVGMKSRGCYETPGGTIMLKAHRAIESITLDREAAHLKDELMPRYAKMVYNGYWFAAEREMLQQAIDYTQVFVNGDVHLKLYKGNAIVVGRRSEQSMFDERLCTFEDDQGAYDQKDAGGFIKLNALRLRMSALARK; the protein is encoded by the coding sequence ATGTCGCATTCCGATGTAAAGAAGGCTGTACTTGCTTACTCTGGAGGTTTGGATACCTCTATTATCCTGAAGTGGCTGGAGGACACCTACGATTGTGAGGTGGTGACCTTCACCGCTGATCTCGGACAGGGTGACGAGGTTGAGGATGCGCGCGCCAAGGCGGTTGCCGGTGGTGTGAAATCGATCTATATCGAGGATATGCGCGAAGAGTTTGTGCGCGATTATGTCTTCCCGATGTTTCGTGCCAACGCCATCTACGAAGGCGAATACCTGCTGGGCACCTCTATCGCACGTCCGCTGATCGCCAAGCGTATGATTGAGATCGCTAATGCTGAAGGTGCCGATGCGGTATCGCATGGTGCAACCGGCAAGGGTAACGATCAGGTGCGTTTCGAGTTTGGTTTTTATGCCCTGAAGCCTGATGTGAAGGTGATTGCACCTTGGCGCGAATGGGATCTGGTGTCACGTGAAGATATGCTCAATTATGCTGAAAAACACGGTATTCCGGTTGAGCGTAAGCGCGAAGGTTCCAAGTCGCCATACTCAATGGATGCCAACCTGCTGCATATCTCCTATGAGGGATACGACCTTGAGGATCCATGGACTGAGCCATCCGAATCCATGTGGCGCTGGAGTGTATCCCCTGAAGCAGCACCAGATATCCCTGAATATATCGAACTGAAATATAAATCTGGCGATATCGTGGCGATTAATGGTGTTGCGATGACCCCTGCGCAGGTATTGACCGAGCTTAACCGCCTGGGTGGCAAGCACGGTATTGGCCGTATTGATATTGTTGAAAACCGCTATGTTGGCATGAAGTCACGCGGCTGCTACGAGACGCCGGGTGGCACTATTATGCTTAAGGCACATCGTGCCATTGAGTCAATCACGCTGGACCGTGAAGCAGCGCACCTGAAAGATGAGCTGATGCCGCGTTATGCCAAGATGGTCTACAACGGTTACTGGTTTGCAGCCGAGCGCGAAATGCTGCAGCAGGCCATCGACTACACGCAGGTCTTTGTTAACGGTGATGTGCATCTGAAACTCTACAAGGGCAATGCCATCGTGGTGGGTCGTCGCTCTGAGCAGTCTATGTTTGATGAGCGCCTCTGCACCTTTGAAGATGATCAGGGTGCCTACGACCAGAAGGATGCGGGCGGTTTTATCAAGCTTAATGCACTGCGCCTGCGTATGAGCGCGCTGGCTCGCAAGTAA
- the argF gene encoding ornithine carbamoyltransferase, with product MRHFLTLLDVTSEEARYILKRAAKIKRKLKEGKATRSLEGKTLGMIFDKASTRTRVSFETGMFQLGGHALFLHSGTTQLGRGEPIEDSARVLSSMVDCVMIRTFGHDIVQKFAEYSAVPVINGLTDLTHPCQILADVFTYEEHRGPIEGKTVAWIGDGNNMAHSWVNGAVSFGYKLKIASPEGYRPDEKLLAAATALGADVSLTNDPIEAVDGADLVTTDVWASMGQEDEQLEREKAFAGFQVNDRVMAHANPDALFMHCLPAHRGEEVTASVIDGPQSVVWAEAENRLHAQKGLLDFLLSGQG from the coding sequence ATGAGACATTTTCTGACACTGCTCGACGTCACTTCAGAAGAGGCCCGGTATATCCTTAAACGTGCTGCCAAGATCAAGCGCAAACTCAAAGAGGGCAAGGCAACCCGCTCACTGGAAGGCAAGACGCTGGGCATGATCTTTGACAAGGCGAGCACCCGTACGCGGGTCTCCTTCGAGACCGGCATGTTCCAGTTGGGTGGCCATGCGCTATTCCTGCACTCCGGCACCACGCAGCTTGGTCGTGGCGAACCGATTGAGGATTCGGCACGCGTGCTCTCAAGCATGGTGGATTGCGTTATGATTAGAACCTTTGGTCATGATATAGTACAGAAGTTTGCAGAGTATTCAGCTGTGCCGGTCATCAATGGCCTGACAGACCTTACCCACCCATGCCAGATTCTCGCCGATGTGTTCACCTATGAGGAACATCGTGGCCCTATTGAGGGCAAGACCGTGGCCTGGATCGGAGACGGCAATAATATGGCACACTCATGGGTCAACGGAGCAGTCTCTTTCGGCTATAAACTGAAAATCGCAAGTCCCGAGGGCTATAGACCTGATGAGAAGCTGTTGGCTGCAGCAACTGCGCTGGGCGCCGATGTTTCACTCACCAACGACCCTATTGAAGCAGTCGATGGCGCTGATCTTGTTACTACTGATGTCTGGGCATCAATGGGTCAGGAGGATGAACAGCTTGAGCGTGAAAAGGCTTTCGCAGGCTTCCAGGTGAATGATCGCGTCATGGCGCATGCCAATCCTGATGCGCTGTTTATGCACTGTCTGCCCGCCCATCGTGGGGAAGAGGTTACGGCCTCGGTGATTGACGGGCCGCAGTCAGTGGTTTGGGCCGAGGCTGAGAATCGCCTGCATGCGCAGAAGGGGTTGCTTGATTTCCTGCTGTCTGGTCAGGGGTAA
- a CDS encoding acetylornithine transaminase codes for MNAVMNTYARFPLTLVRGEGARVWDDAGNCYLDFISGIAVDTLGHAHPKMTEALSAQAATMLHCSNLFHIPKQKQLAEKLCRASGLDAAFFCNSGAEANEAAIKLARKYFHDQGSTRRTVITATQSFHGRLLSTLTATGQDKVKIGFDPLPAGFVHVPLNDLDALKEVISSQTAAILLEPLQGEGGVNIADAAYLQAVRKLCDEHGILLMLDEVQTGIGRCGTMFAFEQAGIKPDILTLAKGLGGGVPIGAMLATDAAAASFGPGTHGSTFGGNPLSCTAALTVLDVLEEESLLENVNARGEQLMQGLKALQPRFPVIREVRGQGLLIGVELSVESAPFIAGARERGLLVLAAGPNVLRLLPPLNVTEAEVDEALVTLITVMENAQ; via the coding sequence ATGAATGCTGTCATGAACACCTATGCTCGGTTTCCGCTCACGCTGGTGCGCGGCGAAGGAGCCCGCGTCTGGGATGATGCAGGCAACTGTTACCTCGATTTTATTTCCGGAATTGCCGTGGATACGCTTGGCCATGCCCATCCCAAGATGACTGAGGCTTTGAGCGCGCAGGCTGCCACCATGCTGCACTGCTCCAATCTTTTCCATATTCCAAAACAGAAGCAGCTGGCTGAAAAACTATGCCGAGCATCGGGACTGGATGCGGCCTTTTTCTGCAACTCGGGTGCTGAGGCAAATGAGGCGGCAATCAAGCTGGCGCGTAAATATTTCCATGATCAGGGCTCAACTCGACGCACTGTCATTACGGCAACGCAGTCATTTCATGGGCGGTTGCTCTCCACCCTTACCGCAACCGGTCAGGATAAGGTGAAGATCGGCTTCGATCCGCTGCCGGCGGGGTTTGTCCATGTGCCACTGAATGATCTGGATGCTCTGAAAGAGGTCATAAGCTCCCAGACGGCAGCCATTTTGCTTGAACCTCTGCAGGGTGAAGGCGGCGTTAATATTGCTGATGCGGCCTATCTGCAGGCTGTTCGCAAGCTGTGTGACGAGCACGGTATCCTGCTGATGCTCGACGAGGTCCAGACCGGTATTGGCCGGTGCGGCACGATGTTTGCGTTCGAACAGGCTGGAATCAAACCTGATATCCTGACGCTGGCCAAGGGGCTTGGCGGCGGCGTACCGATTGGTGCGATGCTGGCTACGGATGCTGCAGCGGCCTCATTCGGGCCGGGAACGCATGGCTCTACCTTTGGCGGCAATCCGCTCTCCTGCACAGCGGCACTGACCGTGCTGGATGTGCTGGAGGAGGAGTCTCTACTGGAGAATGTGAATGCACGCGGCGAGCAGTTGATGCAGGGGCTGAAAGCACTGCAACCGCGCTTTCCTGTCATTCGTGAGGTGCGCGGCCAGGGGCTTCTGATCGGGGTTGAGTTGTCTGTTGAATCGGCGCCGTTTATTGCCGGTGCGCGCGAGCGCGGGTTGCTTGTTCTTGCAGCAGGCCCCAATGTGCTACGGCTACTGCCGCCGCTTAATGTTACCGAAGCGGAAGTGGATGAGGCGCTGGTTACGCTGATTACAGTTATGGAGAACGCCCAATGA
- a CDS encoding phosphoribosylanthranilate isomerase, translating to MSTRTSQLRTRIKVCGITRLEDALAASALGVDAVGFVFYPKSPRYIEPAKAAAIIRQLPPFVSAVGLFVNPSQSFIAEVLHTVPLGVIQLHGDESPEFCQAQRRRVLKAIPVSDADDLKRAAAYNCPLLLDAKAPAGVYGGTGRSFDWSLLHGFKHKYPLTLAGGLNIDNVSESLAVRQWFALDVSSGVEMSPGIKDAEKMRAFVAAVNNR from the coding sequence ATGAGTACGCGTACGTCACAGCTTCGCACCCGCATTAAGGTATGCGGCATTACCCGCCTTGAGGATGCGCTGGCCGCTTCAGCACTCGGTGTCGATGCGGTCGGATTTGTCTTTTACCCCAAATCGCCGCGCTATATCGAGCCTGCCAAGGCTGCCGCCATTATTCGCCAATTGCCCCCTTTCGTCTCTGCGGTCGGACTATTCGTCAATCCAAGCCAGAGCTTCATTGCCGAGGTGCTGCACACCGTGCCGCTTGGCGTCATCCAGCTGCACGGCGATGAGTCGCCGGAGTTCTGTCAGGCTCAGCGCCGCAGGGTATTGAAAGCGATCCCGGTATCGGACGCTGATGATCTGAAGCGGGCTGCAGCCTACAACTGCCCGCTTCTTCTCGATGCCAAGGCCCCCGCCGGAGTCTATGGCGGCACCGGCAGGTCGTTTGACTGGTCGCTGCTTCATGGTTTTAAGCACAAATACCCGCTGACACTGGCTGGCGGGCTGAATATCGACAATGTGTCTGAATCACTCGCCGTTCGCCAATGGTTTGCACTGGATGTATCCTCCGGCGTTGAGATGTCGCCAGGCATCAAAGATGCTGAAAAAATGCGCGCCTTCGTCGCGGCCGTAAACAACCGCTAA
- the trpB gene encoding tryptophan synthase subunit beta, with the protein MSDQNPDLASIYNLEIKHAPDAGGHFGRFGGRFAAETLMQPLQEIEDAFFEAWADPDFHKERFDLLKNYVGRATPLYHAKHLSREVGGAQIYLKREDLNHTGAHKVNNTIGQALLARRMGKKKVIAETGAGQHGVATATVAAMFNMECNIYMGREDIRRQAPNVFRMKLLGANVIPVDSGSATLKDAVNEALRVWVASCEDTYYIFGTAAGPHPFPLMVRQFHVVIGQEARAQCIDQTGRLPDVAVACVGGGSNAIGLLHPFYDDADVRLVAVEAGGYGLDGDQHAAALAAGKPGIIHGSLSYLLEDEEGQVKGTHSISAGLDYPGVGPELADMMEAGRLDLDSATDAQALEAFKTLTRSEGIIPALESSHALAAGMRIAAEMSPDQTVLINLSGRGDKDMGTVFELLGDEIEGERA; encoded by the coding sequence TTGTCAGATCAGAACCCGGATCTAGCCTCGATCTATAATCTGGAAATTAAACATGCACCGGATGCAGGTGGCCATTTTGGACGTTTTGGCGGTCGTTTTGCCGCTGAAACCCTGATGCAGCCACTGCAGGAGATTGAAGATGCCTTCTTTGAGGCCTGGGCTGATCCTGACTTCCACAAGGAACGATTCGACCTGCTGAAGAACTATGTCGGTCGCGCCACCCCGCTCTATCACGCCAAACATCTCTCCAGGGAGGTTGGAGGCGCCCAGATCTACCTCAAGCGTGAAGACCTCAACCACACTGGTGCCCACAAGGTTAACAACACCATCGGCCAGGCGCTGCTCGCCAGACGCATGGGCAAAAAGAAGGTTATTGCAGAGACTGGAGCAGGCCAGCACGGCGTAGCCACAGCAACCGTTGCCGCAATGTTCAACATGGAGTGCAACATCTACATGGGGCGTGAGGATATCCGGCGTCAGGCCCCGAATGTATTCCGCATGAAGCTGCTCGGCGCCAATGTAATTCCGGTCGATTCGGGCTCAGCCACGTTGAAGGATGCAGTAAATGAAGCTCTTAGAGTCTGGGTGGCCTCATGCGAGGACACCTACTACATCTTCGGCACCGCCGCAGGCCCACACCCTTTCCCGCTGATGGTACGCCAGTTCCATGTCGTGATTGGCCAGGAGGCGCGTGCCCAGTGTATCGATCAGACAGGTCGCCTGCCCGATGTCGCAGTGGCCTGTGTTGGTGGCGGCTCCAATGCCATAGGCCTGCTTCACCCCTTCTATGACGATGCCGATGTCAGGCTGGTTGCTGTTGAAGCGGGCGGCTACGGACTCGATGGAGACCAGCATGCCGCGGCACTTGCCGCAGGAAAACCCGGCATCATCCACGGCAGCCTCAGTTACCTGCTTGAGGATGAAGAGGGTCAGGTAAAAGGTACGCACAGTATCTCTGCCGGGCTCGATTATCCCGGTGTCGGCCCGGAACTTGCCGACATGATGGAGGCCGGACGCCTTGATCTCGATTCTGCCACCGACGCTCAGGCGCTGGAGGCTTTCAAAACACTGACCCGCTCCGAGGGCATCATTCCTGCCCTGGAGTCCAGCCACGCACTGGCGGCAGGCATGCGCATTGCTGCTGAGATGAGTCCGGATCAGACCGTGCTGATCAATCTTTCTGGTCGTGGAGATAAGGATATGGGTACCGTATTCGAACTGCTTGGCGATGAGATTGAAGGAGAGCGGGCATGA
- the trpA gene encoding tryptophan synthase subunit alpha translates to MSSTRLNDVFKRCKEEGRAALVGYLTAGDPDVTTSHKLLATLARHVDILEVGMPFSDPMADGPVIQAASERALESGTKIADVFAITAALRSANPELGIVLMGYANIAYAMGFETFAEKAQNAGADGILLVDIPPEEGEICDEIFARHGLDRILLLSPTSTDDRIRLASDMGSGFIYYVSLTGITGAEMGAMDGIREKTQHIQSMTNMPVCVGFGVKTPEQVAQVGAFADGVVVGSHFVSQVTAHSDSDAIISALDRSAMAMKQAITGKG, encoded by the coding sequence ATGAGCTCAACGCGACTGAACGATGTTTTCAAACGCTGCAAGGAAGAGGGGCGCGCAGCCCTCGTCGGCTACCTGACTGCGGGTGACCCTGATGTGACAACCAGCCACAAGCTTTTAGCAACACTGGCTAGACATGTGGATATTCTCGAGGTCGGCATGCCCTTCTCCGATCCAATGGCGGATGGCCCGGTCATTCAGGCAGCCAGTGAACGCGCCCTGGAATCGGGCACGAAGATTGCCGATGTTTTCGCCATTACTGCAGCGTTGCGCAGTGCCAACCCAGAGCTTGGTATCGTACTGATGGGTTATGCCAATATCGCTTACGCTATGGGCTTTGAAACCTTTGCTGAAAAAGCCCAAAACGCTGGTGCCGATGGCATCCTGCTTGTTGATATCCCACCTGAGGAGGGGGAAATCTGCGACGAGATTTTCGCCCGCCATGGCTTGGATCGTATCCTGTTACTCTCCCCCACCTCAACGGATGATCGCATCCGCCTCGCCAGTGACATGGGAAGCGGATTTATCTATTACGTTTCCCTCACCGGCATTACCGGCGCTGAGATGGGCGCGATGGATGGTATCCGCGAAAAAACCCAGCATATTCAGTCGATGACCAATATGCCTGTATGCGTCGGATTTGGCGTTAAAACACCGGAACAGGTAGCACAGGTTGGTGCGTTTGCTGATGGTGTTGTGGTCGGCAGCCATTTCGTATCCCAGGTCACAGCCCATAGTGATAGTGACGCTATAATCAGTGCCCTCGACAGATCTGCAATGGCCATGAAACAGGCTATTACAGGAAAGGGATAA
- a CDS encoding MBL fold metallo-hydrolase, giving the protein MRLKVLGCYGGQLLGFRLTSFLVNDSILLDAGSPTEALSLEEQHGIRHICLSHTHLDHIKDIAFLADNRSLKRLGGIKANRTINVHSLPENNETLLRDFFNDHIWPDFTVIPSKKDAILRLHDIKAEVPFEVDGVRITAIEVNHPVPCTGFLIEFEGKQLIYTADTGNTDRIWEIANEQPNLKAVIMDCSFPNSYQHLADISGHLTPNGLKQELQKFEAVGRVPVYLYHMKPETLNVISAEVEALNIPLLRMLTQVDEFLF; this is encoded by the coding sequence TTGAGACTCAAGGTTCTTGGATGTTATGGCGGCCAGCTTCTCGGCTTCCGGTTAACATCATTTTTGGTAAATGACTCGATCCTGCTAGATGCAGGTTCGCCGACCGAAGCGCTGTCGCTGGAGGAGCAGCACGGCATTCGCCATATCTGCCTCTCGCATACGCATCTCGACCACATCAAGGACATCGCCTTTCTCGCCGACAACCGTTCTCTCAAGCGCCTTGGCGGCATCAAGGCAAATCGCACGATCAACGTGCATTCTCTTCCCGAGAACAATGAGACGTTGCTGCGCGACTTCTTTAACGACCATATCTGGCCCGATTTCACCGTGATCCCATCGAAGAAAGATGCCATTCTCCGCCTGCACGACATTAAGGCTGAAGTGCCTTTTGAAGTCGATGGTGTCCGCATCACAGCCATTGAGGTGAATCACCCTGTTCCCTGTACTGGCTTCCTGATTGAATTTGAAGGCAAACAACTGATCTATACCGCTGACACTGGCAACACGGACCGAATATGGGAGATCGCCAATGAGCAGCCGAATCTGAAAGCTGTCATCATGGACTGCTCGTTCCCCAACAGCTACCAGCACCTTGCCGATATAAGCGGCCATTTGACACCCAATGGCCTCAAACAGGAGCTACAAAAGTTCGAGGCAGTTGGTAGGGTGCCGGTCTATCTGTATCATATGAAACCGGAAACGCTTAATGTGATATCCGCAGAGGTGGAGGCACTGAATATTCCCCTGCTGCGCATGCTAACGCAAGTTGATGAATTTCTGTTCTAA
- the accD gene encoding acetyl-CoA carboxylase, carboxyltransferase subunit beta, translating into MSWFTRLIETPKNILKSNDSGSPEGLWVKCPSCSEALYNKELLRSSMVCSKCNQHLRMSALQRAELLFDADSFEAMDTELRSEDPLNFKDKKKYKDRTRDAIKKAGPEDAIRNFIGDIHGRTVSASIFEFAYMGGSMGSVAGEKIVRGMEHALERNCPYILVAASGGARMQEGVLSLMQMAKTSSTVNQLNNAKLPFVCLLTDPTMGGVSASHAWLGDVIIAEPGALIGFAGPRVIQETVGQKLPPGFQRSEFLLEHGLIDAVVDRRELRDYLGTLFNHLTDRSFRQSA; encoded by the coding sequence ATGAGCTGGTTTACACGCCTGATTGAAACACCAAAAAATATCCTGAAGTCGAATGATTCAGGCTCGCCCGAAGGGCTATGGGTTAAATGCCCGAGCTGTTCCGAAGCGCTCTATAACAAAGAGCTGCTGCGCAGCAGCATGGTCTGCTCCAAGTGCAACCAGCATCTGCGCATGTCTGCCCTGCAACGCGCAGAGCTGCTCTTTGATGCAGACAGTTTTGAGGCGATGGATACCGAGCTTCGCTCCGAGGACCCGCTCAACTTCAAAGACAAAAAGAAATACAAGGATCGCACCAGAGATGCGATCAAGAAAGCCGGGCCTGAAGATGCTATTCGCAACTTCATCGGTGATATTCATGGACGCACCGTATCTGCCTCTATTTTCGAATTCGCATACATGGGTGGCAGCATGGGTTCGGTCGCTGGCGAGAAGATCGTTCGCGGCATGGAGCATGCCTTGGAGCGTAACTGCCCCTATATTCTCGTCGCTGCATCTGGCGGCGCTCGCATGCAGGAGGGGGTACTCTCACTGATGCAGATGGCGAAAACCTCTTCGACTGTGAACCAACTGAATAATGCCAAGCTGCCATTTGTCTGCCTGCTGACCGACCCAACCATGGGTGGAGTGTCGGCTTCGCATGCCTGGCTTGGCGATGTGATCATTGCTGAACCTGGCGCACTCATCGGTTTTGCCGGCCCACGCGTCATTCAGGAGACCGTTGGCCAGAAGCTACCCCCTGGCTTCCAGCGTTCCGAATTCCTGCTTGAACACGGCCTGATTGATGCGGTTGTGGACAGGCGTGAACTGCGGGACTACCTGGGCACCCTCTTCAACCACCTGACCGACCGCTCTTTTCGCCAAAGCGCCTGA